In the genome of Microcoleus vaginatus PCC 9802, the window TCAACCAGCACATCTCCAAAACCCAAAAACTGGCGAATCGCTTGAGCACCTTTAATATCGCCCTGTTGAGCTACTAGAGTAGTTACCTCCAGCGGTTCGGGCCAAGCTTTATAAACCTGAACATTCCGATAACCGGCTTGAGTCAAATTATTGACAAAAGCTTCAACAGCCGATGGATCTCCGGTAGCATCTTGAACCGCCACATTCAGAAAAGTCGAATCAGCATTCTCAATTTGCCAAGTATTTTGGCCGAAGTCAAAATGTTCTGCCACCAGAGTTTCGATGCCATATTGGTCTGGCAACCAAAAACTTGACTTGTAGTCCTTAGAATCGCTAAATTTACCGGGAACCATCAACATCTGCACGCCAGCCCGATCGGTTTGAGTAGCAAAACCAGCCAAAGCCACCAATTCTTCTATACTCAAATTCGTGTCAAGGTGAGATTGAATCACCGACAAAATCTTCGGTAGTCGAGACAGCAAACCTACATTAACTTCCTGTTCCACAAAAGCCCGCATCAACAATTGTTGGCGCTGCACCCGCCCGATATCGCCCAAATCGTCGTGCCGGTAAAGCAAATATTGCACGATTTGTTCGCCGTTTAGTTTCTGCTTGCCCGCCTTTAAATCTATATATAAATGCTGGCTTTCATCGGTATACTTCATGTCTTTAGGGACATTAATAGTAATGCCACCAAGGGCATCTACCAAACTTTTTATGCCATGAATATTAACTGTGACATAGCGGTCAATTCCCACACCCCCCAGAAGTCCGCTGACTGACTTCGCTGACGAAGCCGGGCCACCGTAGTAATTAGCTTCGTTGATTTTCACCTCGCCCCTGCCTTCAACATAGGTGCGGGTGTCTCGCGGAATGGAAAGCACGCTTAACTTTTTATTTTGAGGGTCAAACCTCACCAACAGCATGGTATCGGTTAACCCCTTAAAGGAGTTTTCCCAAACCTCATATCCGACTTTTTTGTTGGCACTTCCTTCGATGTCAGAGGTCAGAACTTTAAGTCCTAAAACTAAAATATTAACTGGGCGAGTCAGCTCGGGCATCTTCATGCTGAGCTTTGCCATGTCGCCTTGAGAAAACACCGCCGCTTCTTCAGGGCTCAACTTTTGTTGCTGAAGTGGCGTTGTAGAAAGGGAGACGGCTAGCAATGCTCCGGCTGTGGCTGAGAGCATGGCTACTCCAGCCAAACCAAAACCAAAACCCAGCCAGCGGCCTCGATGGGGCGGGGAAGATTTTTTGGTTGCAGGTTGAGCAGTTGATTGTTGGATAGGGTCTTGATTAGGAATTTTTTGAGCTGGCACTGGCTTCCTCACACACAACAAAAATAAAAAAGATAATGGCAATATGTAGTATCAAGCTGAAGACGCAATCAATCAATAGGGTAGGAGCTTAAAATAACCCTAAATTATGATAAATGTTTGCCTACTACTTGCTCAGCTACGCGACTAATTCCGGGCAACCATAGTGGTTGACGCTTCCAGAGGCGAACCATCAGTCCCAGAGCAACGATGAAATAGCTGGTTGTTAGCAGGCTACTCATTAATAACATGGGAAGTGTCGGAGATTCCGCAGAAATCGCTCCAGCTTCTAAAAGAATATGTCCTAAGAGCCAACTAAAAGCAAGGGCAATTGCCAAGCGGCTGACGGCTTTGCGTTCGGGACTACCCTGACGGCGGTAAAGAGTCCACAGGGCGGGGAAAAAGCCGATGACTGGGATCATTAATACAAACAGACTGGCACGATCGAGTTCAGGATTTTCTAAGGGATCTGTTCTTTTCATAATTCCGTACTCAAAATTTGCAGAAGGTCAGATTTGGCACACAAGTTATTTGTTAGAGGGAAAATTTATATCCTAAACCAAAATTCCGAGAGCTGGGCTGGGGCGATCGCCAAACTTGTCTGTCAGAGGCAAAATTTTTCTGCCCTCGCAATCTCGCAACCGATCGTTGGCAACTTTTCGACCCGGAGACCCGTATTTTGATAAACTGGATACAGCACAGCAGTCAGGAGAACAGACTTAGCCATGACCCAATCCCAAAAACCCATCGTTATTGCTCCATCCATATTATCAGCCGATTTTAGCCGTCTTGGAGAAGAGATTCAGGCTGTCGATCGAGCTGGGGCTGACTGGATTCACGTAGATGTGATGGACGGTCGCTTTGTTCCTAATATTACTATCGGGCCGCTGATTGTTGAGGCAATTCGCCCTGTTACTACCAAGGTGATCGATGTCCACTTGATGATTGTGGAGCCCGAGAAGTACGTCGAGGACTTCGCTAAGGCTGGTGCTGACATTATTTCGGTTCACGCGGAACACAATGCTTCGCCTCACTTGCACCGCACCCTCGGCCAAATTCGGGAATTGGGCAAAATGGCTGGTGTCGTTCTGAATCCTTCGACGCCACTGGAGTTGATCGAGTACGTGCTGGAACTTTGCGATTTGGTGCTGATTATGAGCGTCAATCCGGGCTTTGGTGGTCAAAGTTTTATCCCGGCAGTTTTGCCCAAAATTCGCCAGTTGCGTAAAATGTGCGACGACAAGGGCCTCGATCCTTGGATTGAGGTAGATGGCGGTTTGAAGGGGAACAATACTTGGCAGGTGCTGGAAGCGGGCGCAAATGCGATCGTCGCTGGTTCTGCTGTGTTTAAGGCGAATGATTACGCAGCCGCGATCGAGGGTATCCGCCACAGCAAGCGTCCGACTCCTGAGTTGGCTGCGGTTTAATCAAAGATTTTTCGAGTTTTTCTGGTTTTTCTCGTTCCCAGCCTGCTTTGGCTGGGAACGAATTTTTAGACTCGGTTTCCAAGAGTCATGAATTACTTATTTCGAGACAGAGGCGAGAATGCTTTCCATCTCAGAAAGCTCGATCGCGCCGGAGAAAGTTTGGCCGTTCATAATAAAAAATGGAGTGCCTTCAATGCCCAGTTGTTGGGCAAGTTGCACGTCTTTCTGAATGGCGGCTTCGGCAGCAGGGCTGTTGCGATCGGTGTTAAATTTATCTAATTTTAGATTGAGCTTTTGGGCGATCGATCCGTACAATGGTTCGCCTAACTCTTTCTGCCCTTCAAACAAAGCGCTGTAGTATTCCCAAAATTTGCCCTGTTGTTGGGCAGCCCAAGCTGCTTTAGCTGCTGGCAGCGCTTGAGGGTGAATTGAAGTCAAGGGAAAATGCTTGTAAGCTAAAGTAACTTTGTCCTGGTGTTTTGCCATAAACTGCTTGACAGTATCGTGAGCGCGCGCGCAAAACGGACATTGAAAGTCAGAGAATTCTAAAAGTACAATTTGCTGGGAAGGTGAGCCGGTGCTGGGAGAATCCCCGATCGCAGATTTGGGATTAGTTGTCATCTCCTGCATAAATGACTGCTGCGCTGCTTTGAGAGACTGCTGCTGCTGTTGCTGGTACGCTTGTACCGACTCTAAAATAGCTTGCGGGTTTTCGCGGATAATCTGCAATACTTGCTCTTTCAACTTGGGATCGACTGAATTGCCAGCCGCTGACTGGGCGGGGGAACAACCGATAAATACCAGGCAACCTGCCAGGAGTACAGCCAAGCAGAAAGCTTGCTGGCTGCGGAGTTTTCGCCAAATACTGGATACGTTCATCTTTTTTTCTGATTCACGGCAACACTTAATCCTACATTTAATTTTGCGGAGTGTCAGGTATACCGCAGTTTACTGTTGTGCAGCTATTTTTACCTTTGAGCAATAATTAGTGATTCGTAATCGGTAATTGGCAAGGTTTTTTACTTACCTAAACAGCTACGACCCCCATAATTAATATTTAAACAATCGGGATTTAGTATTATAATATAATGTTCCGTTGAACGACCGCCATCAAAGATGCTGGTAGTGAGGACTAAAGTTTGAGTGAGTTTTAGGATGACTAAACTCCTCCCTAAAAACGCGATCGCAGTTATTTTACTACAACACTAAATATAAAAGATAAAAGGACGAGCGCTCGAGCGCTCGTCCTTTTATCTACTGCACGTATTATCAGCTTTTAAACTGGTCTGAATCCGAGACTATTTGCGGTTGTTGAGCCATTTAGCAGCAACTATTCCCAAAATACCCGCAACAACTGGATTGCCCAAAAACTTCATCAAACTCGGCTGTTCTGCCAGCACTTCTTGGAAAATATCCGGGTGAGTGTGATAGGTAAACGAAGCAAGCTTGGTAACATCGTCAGCATTCATGCGGCTGGCGTGGTGGGTAGAAAGTCCTAGCTGCTTTTCCAATTTGCGATCGTCCAATCCTCTCTTCCCCAAATGCTTGAAGAATTCCCGCGCTACATCGTCGCGTTCGTTGGGCTTAATTTGGGCGATCGCCTTTTGCAATTCCGGTTCCAACTGAGCCGGCGGGAGGGAGTCGTGATTCAGAGAACGCCCGAATAATTGTTTGCGCTGAGCGGGCGAAGTTCTCTGAGCAAAATCGTCAAAGTTTTCGTAATCTTCACCAGTTGTCTCCGGCATCATTTCTCGATCGCCCTGGGCTAAATCGTTCATGATTTGACGCTTGTAATTATCGCTGCTACTCATGGTAACTTTTTTCCAATCTACACAACATTTCAGTCTTAAATTGAGATTGTTTCGCCTTCAAAAAACTGCGGAAAATATTAAACCGCCACGCGGCTATCATTTAAGCTTGCTAACCAGGTCAAGACTTGTATTCAATCTGATTTGATTGCTGATCGTACTTAGCAGTCAAAATCAACTTTTTGTCAGGAGCGTAAACCAAAACACTTACATCCTGATTTGGGAAATTGCGGTGAAAACCTTGTGCTAACGATTTCGCCAAATCTTTCACCTCAGTGGGGCGAACTTGCGGGGTAATTACAACTCCCAATTTGTTATTGTCGCGGACGTAAGCATCCTGAACCAGGCCCTGAGCCGTCAATGTTACCCATTTACCAAAATCTTCACCGGCGGCGGTATTGCCACGTTCTAGCTGCGCGTAATCACCCTGACTGCCACCACTTGCTACAGGTACATCAGTCGGTTTTTGGGTTGAAACGCTGGGCGCGCAGGCAGTCGTAACAGCCAGCATTAAAACCAAGAGTAAGCCCGCAATTATTTTGCGACTCTGCTGCAATAAACTCACCTTTTTTCCTCCGTTCAGAAAACATTTGGCATACTTGAAAGGGTCAGGTTGCTCGACCCTCTCAATTAGTATTAGGCTTAGTCTAGTTTCTTTTTGAGCTCATCTTTTACATCTTCGATCGCGTGACCCGCTTCAGCTTTTGCCTGCTTGGCTTTGCCTTCTGCTTTATCCTTCGGGTCGCCAGTAACATTGCCCAAGGCTTCTTGAGCAGCGCCTGCGATGTTGTTGCCAGTTGCCTTTGCTCTATCTTCAGTGCTCATGGGTTTCTCCCTATGTGTATCTAATCAGACATTTTTTACTTACTAAACTCATCATAGGTAACTAGGAGCTGCGTTGCACTCTACCTCTAGGAAGAAACAATGAAGAGGGAACATGAAAGATGGAAAAATTATTTTTCACTTTTAGACGGACTGCCACTTTCATACTTAACCTTACCGGCTTTTTTTACCGTTTCTGCTGGCTGCAATCAAGTATTTTGTAAAAAACTGCTGGAGGGTCGCCTGTGCGTCCAATACTATTTTTTAAAACCAAAAATAATTTATACTTTTAAAACTTTATTTAATTCTGCCTTAAAAAAGCAGGTGTGGGCAAGACCGCATCTTACCCACACCCGAAAAAATTTCGTATTATTTTTAATCTACCTTGTGATGACATTCTTCATCTATTCTGTGCTGAAGTTCTTCTTTCAACTGTTCGACAGCGCGCATAGTTTGAGCATCTTCTTGTTTTTGCTGACCGAGGGCTTTTTCTGTTGCCTCCCCGAGCAATACTTCCCTGGATTTGGGTAGCGTGACTTGATTTTCGCTGCCAGGGTGGGTCGCGTTTTCTTGACTATTCATTAGTTTTTCCCTTATTGTTTGCAAAATTTATTTTTAACAAGGGTACTTAGAAGTTAACCTTATATTTATCATAAGGGAAATCACGAAGACTTCCCTCTGTCTGAAGGGAGATAGGGGCTGGTGAAGAGTTTTGAGTTTTGAGTTTTATAGTTAAGATAAATTACGGAAACTTCCATTAGCCCCAAAGGAGATAGGGGAAGGGGAATGGTGCGTGAGATTGCTTGGTGAGTCGCAAGGCGCGGGCAGTGAATGAGTTGGGGAAAGAGGAGGAGGGGGGAGAATTTTTCTGCGGCGCGATCGCCATAAGCACCTTTTGTGGTTTGTTTGATGAGGCTGTTTCGAGATCCGTAAAAGATCAAGAGAGAAATAGGCGACAG includes:
- a CDS encoding CsbD family protein, yielding MSTEDRAKATGNNIAGAAQEALGNVTGDPKDKAEGKAKQAKAEAGHAIEDVKDELKKKLD
- a CDS encoding ribulose-phosphate 3-epimerase — translated: MTQSQKPIVIAPSILSADFSRLGEEIQAVDRAGADWIHVDVMDGRFVPNITIGPLIVEAIRPVTTKVIDVHLMIVEPEKYVEDFAKAGADIISVHAEHNASPHLHRTLGQIRELGKMAGVVLNPSTPLELIEYVLELCDLVLIMSVNPGFGGQSFIPAVLPKIRQLRKMCDDKGLDPWIEVDGGLKGNNTWQVLEAGANAIVAGSAVFKANDYAAAIEGIRHSKRPTPELAAV
- a CDS encoding LytR family transcriptional regulator; translated protein: MPAQKIPNQDPIQQSTAQPATKKSSPPHRGRWLGFGFGLAGVAMLSATAGALLAVSLSTTPLQQQKLSPEEAAVFSQGDMAKLSMKMPELTRPVNILVLGLKVLTSDIEGSANKKVGYEVWENSFKGLTDTMLLVRFDPQNKKLSVLSIPRDTRTYVEGRGEVKINEANYYGGPASSAKSVSGLLGGVGIDRYVTVNIHGIKSLVDALGGITINVPKDMKYTDESQHLYIDLKAGKQKLNGEQIVQYLLYRHDDLGDIGRVQRQQLLMRAFVEQEVNVGLLSRLPKILSVIQSHLDTNLSIEELVALAGFATQTDRAGVQMLMVPGKFSDSKDYKSSFWLPDQYGIETLVAEHFDFGQNTWQIENADSTFLNVAVQDATGDPSAVEAFVNNLTQAGYRNVQVYKAWPEPLEVTTLVAQQGDIKGAQAIRQFLGFGDVLVESTGSLQSDVTIRLGKDWLEKKAQSGSAAKSF
- a CDS encoding disulfide bond formation protein DsbA translates to MNVSSIWRKLRSQQAFCLAVLLAGCLVFIGCSPAQSAAGNSVDPKLKEQVLQIIRENPQAILESVQAYQQQQQQSLKAAQQSFMQEMTTNPKSAIGDSPSTGSPSQQIVLLEFSDFQCPFCARAHDTVKQFMAKHQDKVTLAYKHFPLTSIHPQALPAAKAAWAAQQQGKFWEYYSALFEGQKELGEPLYGSIAQKLNLKLDKFNTDRNSPAAEAAIQKDVQLAQQLGIEGTPFFIMNGQTFSGAIELSEMESILASVSK